One genomic region from Oncorhynchus gorbuscha isolate QuinsamMale2020 ecotype Even-year linkage group LG13, OgorEven_v1.0, whole genome shotgun sequence encodes:
- the LOC123992518 gene encoding translocon-associated protein subunit gamma-like, whose translation MAPKGSSKQQSEEDLLLQDFSRNLSAKSTALFYGNALIVSAIPIWLFWRIWHMDLVQSAVLYGVMTLVSTYLVAFAYKNVKFVLKHKVAQKREDAVSKEVTRKLSEADNRKMSRKEKDERILWKKNEVADYEATTFSIFYNNTLFLVLVIIASFFLLKNFNPTVNYILSISASSGLIALLSTGSK comes from the exons ATGGCACCCAAAGGTAGCAGCAAACAGCAATCCGAGGAAGACCTACTCCTGCAGGACTTCAGCCGAAACCTGTCTGCAAAGTCCACCGCGCTTTTCTACGGAAATGCGCTAATCGTGTCCGCAATTCCAATTT GGCTGTTCTGGAGAATCTGGCACATGGACCTGGTCCAGTCAGCGGTCCTGTATGGAGTCATGACACTGGTCAGCACCTACCTGGTGGCCTTCGCCTATAAGAATGTCAAGTTTGTCCTCAAACACAA AGTTGCCCAGAAGCGAGAGGATGCCGTCTCCAAGGAGGTGACCAGGAAACTATCTGAGGCTGACAATCGCAAGATGTCTCGTAAAGAGAAGGATGAGAG GATCCTGTGGAAGAAGAATGAGGTAGCTGACTATGAGGCCACCACCTTCTCTATCTTCTATAACAACACTCTGTTCCTGGTCCTCGTCATCATCGCCTCCTTCTTCCTGCTGAAGAACTTCAACCCCACCGT TAACTACATCCTGTCCATCAGTGCCTCATCTGGCCTCATCGCCCTGCTCTCCACTGGATCCAAGTAA